The following proteins come from a genomic window of Rutidosis leptorrhynchoides isolate AG116_Rl617_1_P2 chromosome 10, CSIRO_AGI_Rlap_v1, whole genome shotgun sequence:
- the LOC139872249 gene encoding glyceraldehyde-3-phosphate dehydrogenase, cytosolic-like: MFVMGVNEKEYTSDLNIVSNASCTTNCLAPLAKVINDRFGIVEGLMTTVHAMTATQKTVDGPSSKDWRGGRAASFNIIPSSTGAAKAVGKVLPALNGKLTGMAFRVPTVDVSVVDLTVRLEKKATYEQIKAAIKEESEGKLKGILGYADEDLVSTDFVGDSRSSIFDAKAGIALNDNFVKLVSWYDNEWGYSSRVIDLIRHIASV, encoded by the exons ATGTTCGTTATGGGTGTCAACGAGAAGGAATACACGTCCGATCTTAACATTGTTTCAAATGCTAGCTGCACCACTAACTGTCTTGCTCCTTTGGCCAAG GTGATCAATGACAGGTTTGGCATTGTTGAGGGTCTTATGACAACTGTCCACGCCATGACTG CCACCCAAAAGACTGTTGATGGTCCATCTTCAAAGGACTGGAGAGGTGGAAGAGCTGCTTCCTTTAACATTATTCCCAGCAGCACTGGAGCTGCAAAG GCTGTTGGCAAGGTTTTGCCAGCCCTTAATGGCAAGTTGACCGGAATGGCCTTCCGTGTACCAACAGTGGATGTTTCAGTTGTAGACTTGACCGTCAGACTTGAGAAGAAGGCCACCTATGAGCAGATCAAAGCTGCCATCAA GGAGGAATCAGAAGGCAAACTCAAGGGTATTTTGGGATACGCAGATGAGGATCTTGTATCCACAGACTTTGTTGGTGATAGTAGGTCAAGCATCTTCGATGCCAAGGCTGGGATTGCTTTGAACGACAACTTTGTCAAACTTGTCTCCTGGTATGACAACGAATGGGGATACAG CTCCCGTGTTATTGACTTGATCCGCCACATTGCATCTGTCTGA